A genomic window from Sorex araneus isolate mSorAra2 chromosome 2, mSorAra2.pri, whole genome shotgun sequence includes:
- the CCDC80 gene encoding coiled-coil domain-containing protein 80, with protein MTRRMGPSWTMLLAVWLVCSSESHAQATNRGSHGSRRAPLFPPANGRPAGFLRHTGRSQGMGRTTAAEANLQPLPRRSMPVMRIARTTAVPAPGGLRGAPERPEQRPHPARNPAREMVRDEGSSARTRMLRFPSSSSSPNILASFAGKNRVWVISAPHASDGYYRLMMSLLKDDVYCELAERHIQQIVLFHEAGEEGGQVRRITSEGRVLEQRLEPGLVPKLMSFLKLEKGKFGMVLLKKTLQVEERYPYPVRLEALYELIDQGPIRKIEKIRQKGFVQKCKASGLEGQVVQEDAAPEAGRPGLSAEKRKEEPRRAQVAPTRKVWRKPATTTAASPAPSPTPRVTTLPPAPATTATRTTSRAVTVAARPTPITTTTTTTATTTTTTFFPTTQRPWTARAHPPLDTHRAPATAEVTTVGGPAPAETLSPPPRKEAPRERPQNTRRPGKTPGLESIPSAPPATGSEHSPRGGAGRVRDNRTDRREPKAGPHKPPKTKPPKRKAQDKLLSNEYEDKYDPGGPTASQLEEELQVGNVPPQKAKESRKHEKLEKAEKEKKKKVKQEKADRLLKSEKPGKKVEKKNKPEKEKSKKKAGKGEQEGYAKPPGKHFPQGPRKAVTDLLGLFEGKRRLLLITAPKAENNMYVQQRDEYLESFCKMATRKVSVITIFGPVNNSTMKIDHFQLDNEKPMRVVDDEDLVDQHLISELRKEYGMTYNDFFMVLTDLDLRVKQYYEVPIGMKSVFDLIDTFQSRIKDMEKQKKEGIVCKEDKKQSLENFLSRFRWRRRLLVISAPNDEDWAYSQQLSALSGQACNFGLRHITILKLLGVGEDVGGVLELFPINGSSVVEREDIPAHLVKDLRNYFQVSPEYFSMLLVGKDGNVKSWYPSPMWSMVIVYDLIDSMQLRRQEMAIQQSLGMHCPEDEYAGYGYHNYHQGYQDGYQDDYRHHESYHHGYPY; from the exons ATGACGCGAAGAATGGGACCCAGTTGGACCATGCTGTTGGCAGTATGGCTGGTGTGCAGCTCGGAATCCCACGCGCAGGCCACGAACCGGGGGAGTCACGGAAGCCGCAGAGCACCCCTCTTTCCCCCTGCCAACGGTAGGCCGGCCGGGTTTCTGAGGCACACGGGGAGGTCTCAGGGCATGGGGAGAACCACTGCGGCAGAAGCCAACCTTCAGCCTCTCCCCAGAAGAAGCATGCCAGTAATGAGGATAGCCCGGACTACGGCGGTGCCAGCCCCGGGGGGTCTGCGGGGGGCCCCGGAGAGACCCGAGCAGAGACCCCACCCAGCCAGGAACCCAGCCCGGGAGATGGTCCGAGACGAGGGCTCCTCGGCTCGCACGCGGATGCTGCGCTTCCCCTCGAGCTCCAGCTCCCCCAACATCCTGGCCAGCTTCGCAGGGAAGAACCGCGTGTGGGTCATCTCGGCCCCACACGCGTCCGACGGTTACTACCGCCTGATGATGAGCCTCCTGAAGGACGACGTGTACTGCGAGCTGGCCGAGAGGCACATCCAGCAGATCGTGCTGTTCCACGAGGCGGGCGAGGAAGGCGGCCAGGTGCGCCGCATCACCAGCGAGGGCCGCGTGCTCGAGCAGCGCCTGGAGCCCGGCCTGGTCCCCAAGCTCATGAGCTTCCTGAAACTGGAGAAGGGCAAGTTCGGCATGGTGCTGCTGAAGAAGACGCTGCAGGTGGAGGAGCGCTACCCGTATCCCGTCCGGCTGGAGGCCCTGTACGAGCTCATTGACCAGGGCCCCATCCGCAAGATAGAGAAGATCCGCCAGAAGGGCTTCGTGCAGAAGTGCAAGGCGTCGGGGCTGGAGGGCCAGGTGGTGCAGGAGGACGCCGCGCCggaggcagggaggccaggcctgAGCGccgagaagaggaaggaggagccgAGGCGGGCGCAGGTGGCCCCCACGCGCAAGGTCTGGAGGAAGCCCGCCACCACGACggccgcctcccccgccccgtccccgacACCCAGGGtcaccaccctgccccctgcGCCGGCCACCACAGCCACTCGGACCACCTCGCGGGCGGTCACCGTCGCTGCAAGGcccacccccatcaccaccaccaccaccaccactgccaccaccaccaccaccacgttcTTTCCCACCACGCAGAGGCCCTGGACAGCCCGGGCCCACCCTCCCTTAGACACGCACAGGGCCCCGGCTACCGCCGAAGTGACCACTGTCGGGGGGCCGGCGCCTGCGGagactctctcccctcctccccgtaAGGAGGCCCCCCGCGAGAGGCCGCAGAACACCCGGAGGCCCGGCAAGACCCCGGGCCTGGAGAGCATCCCCAGCGCCCCTCCCGCCACCGGTTCGGAGCACAGCCCCCGAGGGGGCGCCGGCCGCGTGCGGGACAACCGCACCGACCGGCGGGAGCCCAAGGCGGGGCCGCACAAGCCCCCCAAGACCAAGCCCCCCAAAAGGAAGGCCCAAGACAAGCTGCTCAGCAACGAGTACGAGGATAAATACGACCCGGGTGGGCCCACGGCCTCGCAGCTGGAGGAGGAGCTGCAGGTGGGCAATGTCCCCCCCCAGAAAGCCAAGGAGTCCAGAAAGCACGAGAAGCTCGAGAAAGccgagaaggagaagaagaaaaaggtcaAGCAGGAGAAAGCGGACAGGTTGCTCAAGAGTGAGAAGCCGGGGAAGAAGGTGGAGAAGAAGAACAAGCCCgagaaggaaaagagcaagaaGAAGGCAGGCAAAGGGGAGCAGGAGGGCTACGCGAAGCCCCCCGGCAAACACTTCCCGCAGGGCCCCAGGAAGGCCGTGACTGACCTGCTGGGGCTCTTTGAAGGCAAACGAAGGCTCCTA CTTATCACTGCTCCGAAGGCTGAGAACAACATGTATGTACAACAGCGAGATGAATATCTGGAAAGTTTCTGCAAGATGGCCACCAGGAAAGTCTCTGTGATCACCATCTTCGGCCCTGTCAACAATAGCACCATGAAAATCGACCACTTCCAGCTAG ATAATGAGAAACCTATGCGAGTGGTTGATGATGAGGACTTGGTAGATCAGCATCTTATCAGTGAGCTGAGAAAAGAGTATGGAATGACCTACAATGACTTCTTCATGGTGCTCACAGATTTGGATCTGAGAGTCAAG CAATATTATGAGGTGCCTATAGGAATGAAGTCTGTGTTTGATTTGATCGATACTTTCCAGTCCCGAATCAAAGACATGGAAAAGCAGAAGAAGGAGGGAATAGTTTGCAAGGAAGACAAGAAGCAGTCCTTGGAGAACTTCCTATCCAG GTTCCGCTGGAGGCGGCGGCTGCTGGTGATCTCTGCTCCTAACGATGAAGACTGGGCCTATTCACAGCAGCTCTCTGCCCTCAGTGGTCAGGCATGCAATTTTG gTCTGCGCCACATAACCATTCTGAAGCTTTTAGGTGTAGGAGAGGACGTTGGAGGTGTTTTAGAACTGTTCCCGATTAATG GGAGTTCTGTTGTTGAGAGAGAAGACATACCCGCTCACTTGGTGAAAGACCTACGTAACTATTTCCAAGTGAGCCCAGAGTACTTCTCCATGCTTCTAGTTGGAAAGGATGGAAATGTAAAATCCTGGTATCCTTCTCCTATGTGGTCCATGGTGATCGTGTATGATTTAATTGATTCTATGCAGCTCCGCAGACAGGAAATGGCCATCCAGCAGTCACTGGGAATGCACTGTCCGGAAGATGAATATGCAGGATATGGTTACCATAATTACCACCAAGGATACCAGGATGGATACCAGGATGACTACCGTCATCATGAGAGCTACCACCACGGATACCCTTACTGA